In the Chroococcidiopsis sp. SAG 2025 genome, one interval contains:
- a CDS encoding AI-2E family transporter, with translation MRRSASWQRLAIYGLSGPVIALNIWLLSQAFQYFQHTIAVLTIAAILAFLLNYPVRFFERVGFSRSQAVIVVLFLSLVLLVAIGLTLVPLVYDQTIELIQRIPDWLNTIQTQLGRLDSWARVRKLPLDLSGFSNRVNDTIERRLPSIPEQAFGVALGTLSWLIETILVVVLAFYMLLYGDRLWRGLISFLPPEIGLPFSASLRLNFQNFFLTQLLLGLFMFAALTPIFVVLNVPFALLFALLIGVAELIPFIGASLGIGTVTLLVMVQNWLLGLQVALAAIVLQQIKDNVLAPRLMGNFTGLNPIWIFIAILTGAEMGGFLGAIVAVPLAGTIKNTIDAIRNLRRSTVAAKITITHEDAASTEGKDNLSF, from the coding sequence ATGCGCCGTTCAGCCTCTTGGCAGCGTTTAGCAATTTACGGTTTGAGCGGTCCTGTTATTGCTCTGAATATTTGGTTATTGAGTCAAGCTTTTCAATATTTTCAGCATACGATCGCCGTATTGACGATCGCGGCTATTTTGGCTTTTCTACTCAACTACCCAGTCCGGTTTTTCGAGCGAGTTGGCTTTAGTCGTTCTCAGGCAGTCATCGTCGTTCTCTTTTTGAGTTTAGTCTTGTTGGTGGCGATCGGTCTAACTCTAGTGCCATTGGTCTACGACCAAACGATCGAATTGATTCAAAGAATCCCCGATTGGTTAAATACAATTCAAACACAGTTGGGAAGACTAGATAGCTGGGCGCGGGTAAGAAAGTTACCTCTCGATCTGAGCGGTTTTAGCAATCGCGTTAACGATACGATTGAAAGACGCTTGCCATCTATACCAGAACAGGCGTTTGGAGTTGCCCTCGGTACGCTGTCGTGGTTAATCGAGACAATTTTAGTGGTGGTACTGGCATTTTACATGCTGCTCTACGGCGATCGCCTCTGGCGCGGTCTCATTAGCTTCCTACCACCAGAAATCGGACTCCCGTTTAGTGCTTCCTTGCGACTCAACTTTCAAAATTTCTTTCTGACTCAACTATTACTGGGGTTATTTATGTTTGCCGCTTTAACCCCAATTTTCGTAGTCCTCAACGTGCCATTTGCTCTATTGTTTGCCCTTTTAATTGGTGTAGCTGAACTCATCCCATTTATTGGCGCTAGCTTAGGCATTGGTACAGTTACGCTGTTAGTCATGGTGCAAAATTGGTTGCTGGGGTTGCAAGTTGCTTTGGCGGCAATTGTGTTGCAACAAATTAAAGATAACGTGCTAGCACCTAGATTGATGGGCAATTTTACGGGACTCAACCCAATTTGGATCTTTATTGCCATCTTGACTGGAGCTGAAATGGGTGGTTTTTTGGGTGCAATTGTAGCTGTTCCCCTAGCTGGTACGATTAAAAATACTATTGATGCAATTCGTAACCTGCGGCGTTCTACTGTAGCGGCTAAAATTACCATCACGCATGAGGATGCGGCTTCTACTGAAGGGAAAGACAATCTCAGTTTTTGA
- a CDS encoding YggT family protein, which yields MTTAAIANLVLGIFLGLMILLFIFRIVLTWFPQIDLKRFPYNLIAVPTEPLLVPMRKLVPPIGGVDITPIIWVGIFSLLREILLGQQGLLMILMH from the coding sequence ATGACAACTGCTGCGATCGCAAATTTGGTGCTGGGGATCTTTCTCGGCTTAATGATTCTGCTATTTATCTTCCGCATCGTGCTGACTTGGTTTCCCCAAATAGACCTCAAGCGTTTTCCATACAACTTAATTGCCGTACCAACAGAACCCTTGTTAGTACCGATGCGAAAACTTGTACCACCCATAGGCGGCGTGGATATTACCCCCATCATCTGGGTCGGAATTTTTAGCCTGTTGCGAGAAATTCTGCTCGGTCAGCAAGGACTGCTGATGATACTGATGCATTGA
- a CDS encoding secondary thiamine-phosphate synthase enzyme YjbQ, producing MQIVHKLIEIETAAGINIHNITPAIEKIVFNTGISNGQVLVFSRHTTTALAINEDEERLLEDIKVFLSKLVPKSERYLHNDLHLRKNIPEDEPINAHSHLMAMMLNNNEIIPIVDGRLGLGTYQSVLFFELDGARKRTVLCQIWGE from the coding sequence ATGCAAATCGTTCATAAATTAATTGAAATTGAAACTGCGGCAGGAATTAATATTCACAATATTACGCCAGCAATTGAGAAGATAGTCTTTAATACAGGAATTAGCAACGGTCAAGTTTTAGTATTTTCTCGTCATACTACAACCGCATTAGCAATTAATGAAGACGAAGAAAGATTACTAGAAGATATCAAAGTTTTTTTGAGCAAATTAGTTCCCAAATCAGAACGCTACTTGCATAACGACTTGCACTTAAGAAAAAATATCCCTGAAGATGAGCCGATAAATGCTCATTCGCACTTAATGGCGATGATGCTTAATAATAACGAAATTATTCCCATAGTCGATGGGAGACTTGGATTAGGAACCTATCAATCAGTTTTATTTTTTGAATTAGACGGCGCTCGGAAAAGAACAGTTTTGTGCCAGATTTGGGGCGAATAA
- a CDS encoding IS4 family transposase codes for MEQAIAKTKVCEQRKRSLPAQLVICLVIAMSLWSRDSMRDVLKNLIDGLSEAWVKVGKYWRVFCKSAITQARQRLSPRVMSQLFHQLVRPMASTDTKGAFLNGLRIVVIDRTCFDLPDSDENARVFGRPSSRPGTQAAFPKLRLVILVEAGTHLIFDALMCPYRIGERVRALRLLRSVSSGMLLMWDRGLHSYAMVQATVTTGSDYLGRIPANVKFLCEEPLADGSYLSWIYPPAKFRSKACQPIQVRVIEYTIGNTDNPEEQLRYRLITSLLELEKFPAQLLAIEYHQRWEVENTIDELKVHLSGRKTHIRSQKPREVVQEVYGWLLGHWAVRLLMFQAAKSAGITPLRLSFTGTLRVIRRAIPKFQRLQSQELPFF; via the coding sequence ATCGAGCAAGCGATCGCTAAAACTAAAGTTTGTGAACAACGTAAACGCTCGTTACCAGCACAATTGGTAATTTGTTTGGTAATTGCGATGAGTCTGTGGTCACGAGATTCGATGAGAGATGTGCTGAAAAACTTAATTGATGGGCTGAGCGAAGCATGGGTGAAAGTGGGGAAATACTGGCGAGTTTTTTGTAAATCAGCAATAACGCAAGCCCGACAACGATTAAGTCCAAGGGTGATGAGTCAATTGTTCCATCAACTGGTGCGACCAATGGCTAGCACCGATACCAAAGGAGCATTTCTCAATGGATTGCGAATTGTGGTAATTGATCGGACTTGCTTCGATCTGCCAGACAGCGATGAAAATGCGAGAGTTTTTGGTCGTCCGAGCAGCCGTCCTGGCACACAAGCCGCATTTCCCAAACTGCGATTAGTCATTTTGGTAGAAGCAGGAACACATTTAATCTTTGATGCATTGATGTGTCCATATCGAATAGGAGAACGAGTGCGGGCATTAAGATTATTACGCTCCGTGAGTTCAGGGATGTTGTTGATGTGGGACAGAGGGTTACATTCTTATGCAATGGTGCAAGCAACTGTCACAACTGGTAGCGATTATTTAGGAAGAATTCCCGCAAATGTCAAGTTTTTGTGCGAAGAACCACTGGCGGATGGTTCTTATCTGAGTTGGATTTATCCACCTGCTAAATTCCGCTCAAAAGCTTGCCAGCCCATACAAGTCCGAGTGATTGAATACACAATTGGTAATACCGACAACCCAGAGGAACAACTAAGATATCGCTTAATTACCAGCTTATTGGAATTGGAGAAATTTCCGGCTCAACTACTGGCGATTGAATATCATCAACGCTGGGAAGTAGAAAATACTATTGATGAACTCAAAGTACATTTATCAGGACGAAAAACTCATATTCGCTCTCAAAAACCGCGTGAAGTTGTGCAGGAAGTTTACGGGTGGTTGTTAGGACACTGGGCTGTGCGGTTATTGATGTTTCAAGCTGCAAAGAGCGCGGGTATCACTCCTTTGCGTCTGAGTTTCACTGGGACATTGCGAGTTATTCGTCGTGCTATCCCGAAATTTCAACGCTTGCAATCACAAGAACTCCCCTTTTTTTAA